In Candidatus Thermodiscus eudorianus, a single genomic region encodes these proteins:
- a CDS encoding molybdopterin molybdotransferase MoeA: MARYIEELTPIPEALKLLKRRVSRLSEWSQMPVWEGQGLVLARDVVMPHDHPPKPKSAYDGYAVRSVDTPGELEVVGEAPIGVTDTGLRVERGQAVYVTTGAYLPDGADAVVPEEYVERVGDKIRVGERYEKWANVDPPGVYVRKGDVVLREGTLLTAMDVVALLDVGVTTALFYRPLRVAIIETGNELFKPSDPEETRRKVLKGLVVATTGDLLAWFINEYLSWVEVVDLVTLPDNLETLVWYIGRLLDRVDVVLISGGTGPSEIDLFYRLPEALGGELVFRGLFVKGGRPTSAVVVDGKPVIGLSGYPLSALHGFIRLVYPLLAYMANLRVPPPIPFYWAELTRPLSIKRPRPIKVKLGVGEGGTLTATPLERKMQHSSATIALTMADGLALTEKGEYSPGDRVLVLAYRLPPGFHEPSINF; encoded by the coding sequence ATGGCCAGGTATATAGAGGAGTTGACCCCTATACCCGAGGCCCTCAAGCTCCTCAAGCGCAGGGTCAGTAGGCTATCCGAGTGGAGTCAGATGCCGGTGTGGGAGGGCCAGGGCCTCGTGTTGGCTAGAGACGTAGTCATGCCCCACGATCACCCTCCAAAGCCCAAGTCAGCCTACGACGGCTACGCGGTCAGGAGTGTTGACACACCTGGAGAGTTGGAGGTCGTCGGGGAGGCCCCTATCGGTGTCACGGATACGGGCTTGAGGGTTGAGAGGGGCCAGGCGGTATATGTCACCACCGGCGCCTACCTACCCGATGGGGCCGACGCCGTCGTGCCCGAGGAGTATGTTGAGAGGGTGGGCGATAAGATAAGGGTTGGGGAGAGGTATGAGAAGTGGGCTAACGTCGACCCGCCAGGCGTCTATGTTAGGAAGGGGGATGTAGTTCTGAGGGAGGGGACCCTCCTGACGGCTATGGACGTGGTGGCGCTGCTGGACGTGGGGGTGACGACCGCGCTCTTCTACCGTCCCCTCCGCGTCGCGATTATAGAGACTGGTAACGAGCTCTTCAAGCCCTCTGACCCCGAGGAGACGCGCCGGAAAGTCCTCAAGGGGCTCGTGGTCGCGACCACCGGGGACCTCCTGGCCTGGTTCATAAACGAGTACCTAAGCTGGGTCGAGGTAGTCGACCTGGTCACGCTGCCAGACAACCTTGAGACCCTCGTATGGTATATAGGGAGGCTCCTCGACAGGGTCGACGTCGTCCTGATATCGGGCGGGACGGGGCCCAGCGAGATCGACCTATTCTATAGGCTCCCGGAGGCGCTCGGCGGGGAGCTCGTGTTCAGGGGGTTGTTCGTGAAGGGTGGCAGGCCTACCAGCGCCGTGGTCGTGGACGGGAAGCCGGTCATCGGCCTCTCGGGCTACCCCCTGAGCGCGCTACACGGCTTCATACGCCTCGTCTACCCCCTACTAGCCTACATGGCGAACCTGAGGGTCCCTCCGCCGATACCCTTCTACTGGGCCGAGCTGACCAGGCCCCTCTCGATAAAGAGGCCGAGGCCCATCAAGGTCAAGCTCGGAGTCGGGGAGGGAGGGACCCTCACGGCGACTCCCCTGGAGAGGAAGATGCAGCACAGCAGCGCGACCATCGCCTTGACCATGGCCGATGGCCTGGCCCTAACCGAGAAGGGCGAGTATAGCCCCGGGGATAGGGTGCTGGTGTTGGCCTATAGGCTCCCTCCGGGCTTCCACGAGCCTTCCATTAACTTTTAA
- a CDS encoding phosphoribosyltransferase: MARVPVKLVSWSEIVEWSRGLAGKIEASGYRPDVIVAVARGGYVPARLLADFLDVTNMLSVQSQHWVEAAKAAERAILKYPYKVDLEGGKVLLVDDIVDTGETLLLARDFIEKEWNPGDLRIAALQWISPVAKFEPDYYYLEVKEWTWFQYPWTRLEDVQQFIERIFKEDERAKQGLALEELASLFREWYGVDPGDLGFYWDLAVERLLAKGVLAREDGRLVYRGG; encoded by the coding sequence TTGGCGAGGGTCCCCGTCAAGCTGGTGTCCTGGAGCGAGATAGTGGAGTGGAGCAGAGGGCTCGCCGGCAAGATCGAGGCCTCCGGTTATAGGCCGGACGTCATAGTGGCCGTGGCCCGCGGCGGCTATGTCCCGGCCAGGCTACTGGCGGATTTCCTCGATGTAACTAACATGCTCAGCGTGCAGAGCCAGCACTGGGTTGAGGCTGCCAAGGCAGCTGAGAGGGCCATCCTAAAGTATCCCTATAAGGTTGACCTAGAGGGCGGGAAGGTATTACTAGTCGATGACATAGTTGATACCGGCGAGACCCTCCTACTCGCGAGGGACTTCATCGAGAAGGAGTGGAATCCCGGGGACCTGAGGATAGCGGCTCTACAATGGATCAGCCCCGTCGCCAAGTTCGAGCCCGACTACTACTACCTGGAGGTCAAGGAGTGGACATGGTTCCAGTACCCCTGGACCAGGCTGGAGGACGTGCAGCAGTTTATAGAGAGGATATTCAAGGAGGATGAGAGGGCCAAGCAGGGCCTGGCCCTGGAAGAGCTAGCAAGCCTCTTCAGGGAATGGTACGGCGTCGACCCCGGGGATCTGGGGTTCTACTGGGACCTGGCCGTCGAGAGGCTACTCGCCAAGGGGGTGCTGGCTAGGGAGGATGGTAGGCTGGTATATCGTGGAGGCTAG
- the pyk gene encoding pyruvate kinase: MAYPDWTPVKIIATLGPSSRDPETVREMIRAGAWGFRINTSHGDPRLWEELLEAVLDAEERLGVKTALIIDLEGPRVRIAHDASPVAVAEGDRVVLCSGGRDCIPVTDPAVFKVLEAGDVVILGDGVLWFTVEEARDERAILLAGASGVVKPGMGVAVRGKDLPLPPVTGHDEEAIRFMSDKPFSHVMMSYVRSGSNIRVLRSKLREHGVDDVQVIAKIESPGGVRNAEEITGAADGIVIARGDLGMHYPLEEMPIVQGDLALTGVAMKKPVIVATELLTSMVERPTPTRSEITDIFQAVKEGADALLLTSETAIGKHPVEAVEWARKASQRAYENTQPPRPASTSKPEALALGLVELAESINAPLLVYSMGGRLPNRLASFKPKTPIYVGVPGEKLERRLRIRWGLAPLQIPAETYADGMEKLYSELSSTLSGRTCILAAWSRERDVFDIRIKNLSY, from the coding sequence TTGGCCTACCCGGACTGGACGCCGGTCAAGATAATAGCAACCCTGGGCCCGAGCTCCCGGGACCCCGAGACTGTCAGGGAGATGATTAGGGCGGGGGCCTGGGGGTTCAGGATAAACACGAGCCACGGAGACCCCAGGCTCTGGGAAGAGCTACTAGAAGCCGTCCTAGACGCCGAGGAGCGCCTAGGAGTTAAGACGGCTCTGATCATAGACTTGGAGGGCCCCAGGGTCAGGATAGCCCACGACGCCAGCCCGGTGGCCGTGGCGGAGGGAGACCGTGTAGTCCTGTGTAGCGGGGGCCGCGACTGCATACCGGTCACAGACCCCGCGGTCTTCAAGGTGTTAGAGGCTGGCGATGTGGTGATCCTCGGGGACGGGGTGCTCTGGTTCACTGTGGAGGAGGCTAGAGACGAGAGGGCCATACTCCTAGCCGGGGCTAGCGGGGTTGTAAAGCCCGGCATGGGGGTCGCTGTCAGGGGAAAGGATCTCCCCCTCCCCCCGGTCACAGGGCATGACGAGGAGGCTATACGGTTTATGAGTGATAAGCCCTTCAGCCACGTGATGATGAGCTATGTCCGGAGCGGTAGCAACATAAGGGTTCTAAGGTCCAAGCTACGGGAGCATGGAGTCGACGACGTGCAGGTCATTGCAAAGATAGAGTCGCCCGGGGGCGTGAGGAACGCGGAGGAGATAACGGGGGCGGCCGACGGGATAGTCATAGCCCGTGGAGACCTGGGCATGCACTACCCCCTGGAGGAGATGCCAATAGTGCAGGGCGACCTCGCCCTGACAGGCGTTGCCATGAAAAAGCCCGTGATAGTGGCGACCGAACTCCTGACCAGCATGGTTGAGAGGCCCACCCCGACCCGGAGCGAGATAACAGACATATTCCAAGCCGTCAAAGAGGGGGCGGACGCGCTACTACTAACCTCTGAGACCGCAATAGGCAAGCACCCTGTCGAGGCGGTGGAGTGGGCCAGGAAGGCGAGCCAGAGAGCCTACGAAAACACCCAGCCCCCCAGGCCGGCGAGCACCAGCAAGCCAGAGGCACTAGCCCTAGGCCTAGTGGAACTAGCCGAGAGCATAAACGCGCCCCTACTAGTCTACTCCATGGGCGGACGACTACCCAACCGCCTAGCCAGCTTCAAGCCCAAGACGCCGATATACGTGGGGGTCCCCGGTGAGAAGCTGGAGAGACGCCTCAGGATACGGTGGGGACTCGCCCCACTCCAGATACCAGCCGAGACCTATGCGGACGGAATGGAGAAGCTCTACAGCGAGCTATCCAGCACGCTCTCCGGGAGGACCTGCATACTGGCGGCCTGGAGCAGGGAGAGGGACGTGTTCGACATAAGGATCAAGAACCTCAGCTACTAG
- a CDS encoding nucleotidyltransferase, with protein MVSRQSFARALRLLLDHGFQFTVIGGSVVEVALGSRDLGPDIDLFAEEPNVFLEEEYYGVAEELGWGVGQTWLGTPALIARLEEEFPVEFYDNLFDFNVPEEILQRSVRVNIAGVRVKMVLVEDHIVLKANAGRSSDIERLKELARLAKKGKLKVDKGKLLEAASLFPDEKVILRRLRDAGFQI; from the coding sequence GTGGTTTCGAGGCAGTCGTTCGCTAGGGCTTTGCGCTTGTTGTTGGATCATGGTTTCCAGTTCACTGTCATCGGGGGTAGTGTTGTGGAGGTAGCCCTCGGCTCCAGGGACCTGGGCCCTGATATCGACTTGTTCGCGGAGGAGCCCAACGTGTTCTTAGAGGAGGAGTATTATGGGGTCGCGGAGGAGCTGGGTTGGGGTGTCGGGCAGACGTGGCTCGGCACCCCCGCCTTGATAGCCCGCTTGGAGGAGGAGTTCCCCGTGGAGTTCTATGATAACTTGTTCGACTTCAACGTGCCCGAGGAGATACTGCAGAGGAGCGTGAGGGTCAATATCGCGGGGGTTAGGGTTAAGATGGTCCTCGTTGAGGACCATATAGTGCTCAAAGCGAACGCTGGACGGTCGAGCGATATCGAGAGGCTCAAGGAGCTAGCCAGGCTAGCCAAGAAGGGGAAGCTAAAAGTCGACAAGGGCAAGCTCCTGGAGGCGGCGAGCCTATTCCCCGACGAGAAGGTCATACTGAGGAGGCTGCGCGACGCCGGCTTCCAGATCTAG
- a CDS encoding MBL fold metallo-hydrolase, protein MASIQILGSGREVGRAAIAVKADGRMLLMDYGTNFDEEDRPVFPAHVRPRDLEALVLTHSHLDHIGAAPSLYISVFPEVYATPLTFDVSKLLLYDMIKLNGPHLPYDEASVEDMLKTGRSLRYGEEVEKGPFAFKLLYNGHIPGSAAVWVEVDGHKILYTSDMNTIMTKLMNPADLAGVEADTVIIESTYGSTTHPPREETEKLFYESILEVVKRGGTVLVPSFSVSRGQEIMCLLAERDFEYPVWVDGMIRQVTELYLAHGEYVRDHKLMAKAASMFNMVRGWQDRRRAYKKPGVIIASAGMLKGGPSLYYLKKMAGDDRNAIFMVSYQADGTPGRQILETGTYGPEEIPVKARVQWFDFSSHTDRNGILRVLEGIRGLERVILVHGDEENQNDLRQAIEDVLDVEVQTPSNMEEIRLD, encoded by the coding sequence ATGGCCAGCATCCAGATACTCGGCAGCGGCAGAGAGGTGGGCAGAGCCGCGATAGCCGTGAAGGCAGACGGGCGAATGCTCCTAATGGACTACGGCACGAACTTCGACGAGGAAGACAGGCCAGTCTTCCCGGCCCACGTCAGGCCCAGGGACCTCGAAGCACTAGTACTAACCCACAGCCACCTAGACCATATAGGGGCGGCCCCAAGCCTATACATATCAGTCTTCCCAGAGGTATACGCCACCCCCCTGACCTTCGACGTGTCAAAACTCCTACTCTACGATATGATAAAGCTCAACGGACCACACCTGCCATACGACGAGGCCAGCGTCGAGGACATGCTCAAGACCGGGAGATCCCTGAGGTACGGTGAGGAGGTAGAGAAGGGCCCCTTCGCCTTCAAGCTACTCTACAATGGCCACATACCCGGGAGTGCCGCCGTGTGGGTTGAGGTGGACGGGCACAAGATACTATACACTAGCGACATGAACACGATCATGACCAAGCTCATGAACCCAGCCGACCTAGCGGGCGTAGAAGCCGATACAGTCATCATAGAATCCACCTATGGCTCCACAACCCACCCGCCGCGCGAGGAGACCGAGAAGCTCTTCTACGAGTCGATCCTTGAGGTGGTAAAGAGGGGAGGAACGGTCCTAGTACCGTCGTTCAGCGTTTCAAGGGGCCAGGAGATAATGTGTCTGCTAGCCGAGAGGGACTTCGAGTACCCGGTGTGGGTTGACGGCATGATCAGGCAGGTCACCGAGCTATACCTGGCCCACGGGGAGTACGTGAGGGACCACAAGCTAATGGCGAAGGCCGCCTCAATGTTCAACATGGTCAGGGGATGGCAGGACAGGAGGAGGGCCTACAAGAAGCCCGGTGTGATAATAGCCAGCGCGGGCATGCTGAAGGGCGGGCCGAGCCTCTACTACCTGAAAAAGATGGCTGGCGACGACAGGAACGCGATATTCATGGTGAGCTATCAAGCCGACGGGACGCCGGGAAGGCAGATACTCGAAACAGGCACCTACGGCCCCGAGGAGATACCGGTAAAGGCCAGGGTACAGTGGTTCGACTTCTCAAGCCACACCGATAGGAACGGCATACTCAGGGTGCTAGAGGGCATACGGGGCCTAGAGAGGGTCATCCTAGTGCACGGGGACGAGGAGAACCAGAACGACCTACGACAAGCGATCGAAGATGTGCTGGACGTCGAGGTCCAGACCCCCAGTAACATGGAAGAGATAAGACTAGACTGA
- a CDS encoding aminotransferase class V-fold PLP-dependent enzyme: MGLAWRESIDAMIQASKLYAGNISKAESAKYSLIDSITKRFSELYGFDPASIGVGESTTHCIYRLALSRPDTDLIGLSFEEFPGIARALGSGCRFKGCRVRVYDGGTVEDSVKAAVDDGAQVVVVSAVTWVTGYRTDLASIISYAGKRNALVVVDAVQHFGALSLREGEESAHAYAASVKKWLLTPHAGLGVCVVSREMMGFDPVFHGLGNLAIYDWDEYWNDASKEAMPLQSLREDGHRYSAPTGLSVPDLAAFEATLRLLSRIGIAGVESYITGLRNLLLDLLRDYGIETFQDYYPESRHSGIVSLRVEPSLARRVVRELARDGIAVSARGQAGLSGIRVSIHLYNSEGDVRLVAEKLRRYIKM, from the coding sequence ATGGGACTCGCGTGGAGAGAGTCCATAGACGCCATGATCCAGGCCTCAAAACTCTACGCAGGCAACATATCCAAGGCGGAATCCGCCAAGTACAGCCTAATCGACTCTATCACCAAACGCTTCAGCGAGCTCTACGGTTTCGACCCAGCTAGCATAGGCGTCGGAGAGTCGACGACACACTGTATCTACAGGCTAGCCCTGTCGAGGCCAGATACGGATCTCATAGGCTTATCCTTCGAGGAGTTCCCGGGTATAGCCAGGGCCCTGGGGTCGGGCTGCCGCTTCAAAGGATGCAGGGTCAGGGTTTATGATGGAGGTACTGTGGAGGACTCGGTTAAAGCCGCTGTAGATGACGGCGCCCAGGTCGTCGTAGTCTCGGCAGTGACATGGGTCACCGGGTACAGGACAGACTTGGCCAGTATAATCAGCTACGCCGGGAAGAGGAATGCGCTAGTAGTGGTCGATGCTGTACAGCACTTCGGCGCTCTATCCTTGAGGGAGGGCGAGGAGTCGGCCCACGCCTACGCGGCTTCGGTGAAGAAGTGGCTGCTCACCCCGCACGCCGGGCTGGGCGTGTGCGTTGTCTCCAGGGAGATGATGGGGTTCGACCCGGTGTTCCACGGGCTAGGCAACCTGGCCATCTATGACTGGGACGAGTACTGGAACGACGCCAGTAAGGAGGCCATGCCGTTGCAGAGCCTGCGGGAAGATGGCCACCGTTATAGTGCTCCCACAGGGCTATCCGTGCCCGACCTGGCCGCCTTCGAGGCAACCCTAAGGCTCCTCTCCAGGATAGGAATAGCGGGTGTTGAGAGCTATATAACGGGGCTCAGGAATCTGTTGCTTGACCTCTTGAGGGATTACGGTATTGAGACGTTCCAGGACTACTACCCTGAGAGCCGTCACAGCGGCATAGTGTCCCTGAGGGTAGAGCCTAGCCTGGCTAGGAGGGTGGTTAGGGAGCTGGCCAGGGATGGTATCGCGGTGAGCGCTAGGGGTCAAGCCGGCTTGAGCGGGATACGCGTCTCGATCCACCTATACAATAGCGAGGGCGATGTCAGGCTCGTAGCCGAGAAGTTGAGGCGGTACATCAAAATGTGA
- a CDS encoding acetoacetate decarboxylase family protein, with translation MPQEGSRPLYPSAPWLYWDVEAVIALVTFNAESVKPLLPEGVEVLGDQVMGAVWIARYPRSTLGPYNEALIAVQVYVGGEPRFLIPYIYVDSDVALAAGREVAGAPKKYADIGLEWSGRSVVGWARRAGMMIRVEVSPEYAASGDVLEALLSRDGTPLLNVRELPGVPGGGSVRDLVAWRARVWFHRSMGGGVLKAWAGPSRVELVGGVEDPVDGLEIVDVVDGFYAFFDMELSVDKVLWRRVEG, from the coding sequence TTGCCCCAGGAGGGTTCTAGACCCCTGTATCCTTCCGCCCCGTGGCTCTACTGGGATGTCGAGGCCGTCATAGCCCTTGTAACCTTCAACGCTGAGAGCGTTAAACCGCTCCTGCCCGAGGGCGTCGAGGTCCTCGGAGACCAGGTTATGGGCGCCGTGTGGATTGCCCGCTATCCCAGGTCGACTCTAGGCCCCTATAACGAGGCGTTAATCGCCGTCCAGGTCTACGTGGGGGGAGAACCCAGGTTCCTTATACCGTACATCTATGTTGACAGTGATGTCGCGCTCGCCGCTGGCAGGGAGGTGGCTGGCGCCCCCAAGAAGTACGCTGATATCGGATTGGAGTGGAGTGGCCGTAGCGTAGTTGGCTGGGCTCGTAGGGCTGGCATGATGATTAGGGTGGAGGTCTCCCCCGAGTATGCGGCTTCTGGCGATGTCCTTGAGGCACTCTTGTCTAGGGATGGTACTCCCCTCTTGAATGTCAGGGAGTTGCCCGGGGTTCCTGGGGGAGGCTCTGTGAGGGACTTGGTTGCGTGGCGTGCCAGGGTATGGTTCCATAGGTCCATGGGCGGCGGCGTGTTGAAGGCTTGGGCCGGCCCCTCTAGGGTCGAGCTTGTGGGTGGGGTTGAGGATCCCGTTGACGGGTTGGAGATAGTTGACGTTGTAGATGGGTTCTATGCCTTCTTCGACATGGAACTATCGGTTGATAAGGTACTGTGGAGGCGTGTAGAGGGTTGA
- a CDS encoding acyl-CoA/acyl-ACP dehydrogenase, with the protein MEACRGLMARGALLEETFYPHDHETRLYRKSIIEWSTTHVEPNALRLDRMREEDVLEEARRIIKASSEVRMLSLIVPEDLGGAGALTYLGSNVLEILAYYDAGAATSIGAVWLGLLPVFTAGVLDGGESWKRWLKPFAESDEAGDPQVWAFAITEPTAGSDYERIEPGSKPEYVTVAVPDASGGYRVSGRKVFISNGPIADYVTVFAVADKSRPIESMLCLILERGEFKVETVYDKMGHRSSPTGELVFEDVSVPPERVLCPPGMGWEIAEITLSYSRAPVGAIGLGIAKRALEEAIVYAKSRVQGGRPIIEHQAVKMKIAGMIERAYLAENTVYNVAKLLEEKFPPPIEDSSVAKVAGADAAVYNALEAIQVYGGIGYMRETGIEKLLRDAKLVQIYEGTNEINRLTFTERFTSRI; encoded by the coding sequence GTGGAGGCGTGTAGAGGGTTGATGGCTAGAGGAGCCCTCCTAGAGGAGACCTTCTACCCCCACGACCACGAGACCCGGCTCTACAGGAAGAGCATAATCGAGTGGTCAACCACCCACGTCGAGCCCAACGCGCTGAGACTCGACAGGATGAGGGAAGAGGACGTCCTAGAGGAGGCTAGGAGGATCATAAAGGCCTCAAGCGAGGTCAGGATGCTGAGCCTAATAGTCCCGGAGGACCTAGGCGGGGCCGGAGCACTAACCTATCTGGGCTCCAACGTGCTAGAGATACTAGCATACTACGATGCCGGAGCCGCAACTAGCATAGGGGCTGTGTGGCTCGGCCTCCTACCAGTATTCACCGCCGGCGTGCTCGACGGAGGCGAGTCGTGGAAGAGGTGGCTTAAGCCCTTCGCGGAATCAGACGAGGCCGGAGACCCACAGGTCTGGGCGTTCGCGATAACAGAGCCAACCGCTGGCAGCGACTACGAGAGGATCGAGCCGGGGTCTAAGCCGGAGTATGTGACCGTCGCCGTGCCCGATGCCTCCGGGGGCTACAGGGTTAGCGGTAGGAAGGTCTTCATATCCAATGGGCCCATAGCGGATTATGTCACAGTGTTCGCCGTCGCCGACAAGAGTAGGCCCATCGAGTCGATGCTATGCCTCATACTGGAGAGGGGCGAATTCAAGGTTGAAACCGTCTACGACAAGATGGGCCATAGGAGTAGCCCCACCGGCGAGCTGGTGTTCGAAGACGTGTCCGTGCCGCCCGAGAGGGTGCTGTGCCCTCCGGGCATGGGATGGGAGATAGCGGAGATAACGCTATCCTATAGCCGGGCGCCTGTGGGCGCGATAGGCCTCGGCATAGCTAAGAGGGCCCTGGAGGAGGCTATAGTGTACGCCAAGTCCAGGGTGCAGGGCGGGAGGCCCATAATAGAGCACCAGGCCGTCAAGATGAAGATAGCCGGGATGATCGAGAGGGCCTACCTGGCCGAGAACACGGTGTATAACGTGGCCAAGCTCCTGGAAGAGAAGTTTCCACCGCCCATCGAGGACTCCAGCGTGGCCAAGGTAGCCGGGGCAGACGCGGCAGTCTACAATGCACTAGAGGCCATACAAGTATACGGTGGAATCGGCTATATGCGTGAGACGGGTATAGAGAAGCTGCTCAGGGACGCTAAACTCGTACAGATCTATGAGGGCACGAACGAGATCAACAGGCTAACATTCACCGAGAGGTTCACGAGCAGGATATGA
- a CDS encoding 2-hydroxyacid dehydrogenase, with protein MECVYDVFTNRPIGEEMKGLLQGYRIYAPEEPLSGARAWEIAKRSRVYIDWFDPVTSDMLQDKGCLQVIIARSSGYDHIDVEAAESMGVCVANQPEIITEAVAEFAVGGILAALKRIVARHNYFPQWATKGWPTHLSGFLLRGRSLGLLGAGRIGQSIALKLKALGAGKILYYSRTAKPALDALGGRRVPLEELFEHSQILVNSLPLTRDTRAIVTYSLLTRLPMNAVYVNVGRGGTEEPGAVERVARERPDLGFVLDVHPVEPVPGGSDRTGYVGDPRFVLAPHMAGFTVESKIGTTLLALLQARDFLRWGCVWNPVVDCCRRCSWGAPELDKVIDMARRIARE; from the coding sequence GTGGAGTGTGTATACGACGTATTCACTAATAGGCCGATAGGGGAGGAGATGAAGGGCCTCCTCCAGGGATATCGGATCTATGCTCCCGAGGAGCCTCTAAGCGGGGCTAGGGCCTGGGAGATCGCCAAGAGGTCTAGAGTCTACATAGACTGGTTCGACCCAGTAACCAGCGATATGCTACAAGACAAGGGATGCCTCCAGGTAATCATAGCCAGGAGCAGCGGATACGACCACATAGACGTAGAAGCCGCGGAGTCCATGGGAGTCTGCGTGGCCAACCAGCCGGAGATCATCACCGAGGCGGTCGCAGAGTTCGCAGTGGGAGGTATACTGGCCGCGCTCAAGAGGATAGTCGCCAGGCACAACTACTTCCCCCAATGGGCCACCAAGGGCTGGCCAACCCACCTCTCCGGCTTCCTACTACGGGGACGCTCCCTAGGCCTACTCGGTGCGGGGAGGATAGGGCAGAGCATTGCACTCAAGTTGAAGGCGCTTGGCGCGGGCAAGATACTCTATTATTCGAGGACAGCCAAGCCCGCCCTAGACGCGCTCGGCGGCAGGAGGGTCCCCCTAGAGGAGCTATTCGAACACTCCCAGATACTAGTAAACTCCCTGCCCCTGACAAGGGATACAAGGGCCATCGTAACCTACAGCCTCCTAACGCGCCTCCCCATGAACGCCGTCTACGTCAACGTCGGTAGAGGCGGTACCGAGGAGCCTGGGGCCGTGGAGAGGGTGGCTAGGGAGAGGCCCGATCTAGGCTTCGTCCTAGACGTGCACCCGGTCGAGCCCGTGCCGGGTGGAAGCGATAGGACTGGCTACGTGGGGGATCCCAGGTTCGTGCTGGCTCCCCACATGGCTGGTTTCACCGTTGAGTCGAAGATCGGCACCACGCTGCTGGCCCTGCTCCAGGCGAGGGATTTCCTGCGCTGGGGCTGTGTCTGGAACCCTGTAGTTGATTGCTGTAGGAGGTGTAGCTGGGGTGCCCCGGAGCTTGATAAGGTGATTGATATGGCTAGGAGGATCGCTAGGGAGTAA
- a CDS encoding TIGR00341 family protein, with amino-acid sequence MNTSMKKVEVYSSLDECGKLEEFLDEERIYWYREEASLAGGSSVCKFTFYAPVQALARILDGIAGLLDLRRRENLVTVLDVETGLGRPYRVTSRRFLPFIRALIARPLTALQEEAGERAYYSVGQVFLVLLASLIALGGLVSDNPYMIIGAMLISPILGPIYAFSVSLVLGPRRRALDSAVTLSTLLAVAFVAALAASMVSELAGLGVPVTRELLARTRPTGLDLAVPLLLGIASIIAVSSNTTEALAGVAIAAALVPPAAALGWLLPVDARLALGALGVLSLNVAGLLVGGSLTVFLAVGRARRV; translated from the coding sequence TTGAATACGTCGATGAAGAAGGTCGAGGTTTACTCGTCCCTGGACGAGTGTGGGAAGCTGGAGGAGTTCCTCGACGAGGAGAGGATCTACTGGTATCGCGAGGAGGCCTCGCTTGCCGGTGGATCGAGTGTCTGCAAGTTCACGTTCTACGCTCCCGTGCAGGCGCTTGCCAGGATACTCGATGGGATAGCGGGGCTGCTCGATCTCAGGAGGAGGGAGAATCTCGTCACGGTGTTGGACGTCGAGACTGGCCTGGGCAGGCCGTACAGGGTCACGAGCAGGAGGTTCCTACCCTTTATACGGGCCTTGATCGCCAGGCCATTAACTGCCCTGCAGGAGGAGGCTGGCGAGAGGGCATACTATTCCGTAGGCCAGGTCTTCCTGGTGCTCCTGGCGTCGTTAATAGCGCTGGGTGGCCTCGTTAGCGATAACCCATACATGATAATAGGGGCCATGCTGATCTCGCCGATACTTGGGCCCATCTATGCATTCTCCGTGTCCCTCGTCCTCGGGCCCAGGAGGAGGGCTCTAGACAGCGCGGTAACCCTCTCCACTCTACTGGCGGTGGCCTTTGTAGCCGCGTTGGCTGCGAGTATGGTCTCGGAGCTGGCCGGGCTCGGGGTCCCGGTTACCCGGGAGCTCTTGGCTAGGACTAGGCCCACGGGCCTGGATTTGGCCGTGCCTCTATTGCTCGGGATAGCTTCTATAATTGCGGTCTCGTCCAACACGACGGAGGCGTTGGCCGGCGTCGCTATAGCCGCGGCTCTCGTGCCCCCGGCGGCGGCCCTGGGGTGGCTTCTCCCCGTGGATGCCCGGCTTGCTTTGGGGGCTCTTGGGGTCTTGTCTCTTAACGTGGCTGGCTTGCTGGTGGGAGGGTCCCTCACCGTTTTCCTCGCCGTGGGTAGGGCTAGGCGCGTCTAG